In the Scylla paramamosain isolate STU-SP2022 chromosome 21, ASM3559412v1, whole genome shotgun sequence genome, cctttctttacgtCAACTAGGCCATACTATCATGCGGTATTTCACAAATAAAGTTGTGGAATAAACAAACTTCTCGAGAACATGACAAGTGCGCAGCCATTAGATGTTGTCAAGAGGAAGCTGGATAAATATAAGGATAGTATTATTACGTGAGATGGTTAGCTATAAAGTACTCAGGAACTACCTTAGGGTGAACTTCtgcagtttctttcttttcttatgttcttatgttctggcAGTGAAGcataatactcaaaatactaacGATATATTTCACATCATAGCAGCGTACGCAAGATTACAGATAGCTTTAACTGATCAttcaccacacatcacacacgCACCTTCCTTCTGATCCAGACTTGGGAATGCAAGGAAGAGGCGGCATCCAGTCTGCACGAATCCTCCGCCCTCCAGGTGAGACGAGAAGAGGGCGCGGCTGAGGAATCAAtcataacactgaaaataagaaatatacatacattgCAATCTAGTAAGTGACATATATTTACTTAGTTATAATTGTAAACTACTTTTCTTTTGAAGCGATTCAAGATATATTCCTAGAGTTTATAATAATCTGAAAGCGTAAAATAACGGAGCaatgcagcagcagtagtgggtgggagtgtgtttgtttctctctgacAACGTATGTAGTCCTCTGGTACCCATAAACTCCTGAAATTCTTGTTGTTCTggatgcatctctctctctctctctctctctctctctctctctctctctctctctctctctctctctctctctctctctctctctctctctctctctctctctctcgaattacCCCTACAATATCGCCTCGCGTCCTCCTCTCGTTTCGCATCCAAATTGTTTCCttgtctcgttttttttccGTGTCTCTCCATCAGAGTTTATTTACTGATGCCTCGCTCATCCCCGTCCACTCTGTCACGCCGGCATCCCTCCTGCTGCTCGCTCTTTCACTTCCctatcaccttccttccctcctcctatctctccattttctcctcctcttcacgctTTTCATTACTGCGCCCGCCCTCCTTTCCCACCCCTAGGCGAGGCACAGCAAAGAGAGACAATAAATAAAGCGGGATTTCAAGCGAGTGGATCTACTAAAGTATCCCCCTTTGGTCTTTCAGGGCTGAGGCTCGTCTTGTTTCTCGTCCCTGTCGTTCCcttgctctttcttttctcccttttctttgtttcctttcatctctctctctctctctctctctctctctctctctctctctctctctctctctctctctctctctctctctctctctctgtcagtgtgtgtgtgtgtgtgtgtgtgtgtgtgtgtgtgtgtgtgtgtgtgtgagatcgtctctctctctctctctctctctctctctctctctctctctctctctctctctctctctctctctctctctctctctctctctctctctctctctctctctctctctgtgtgtgtgtgtgtgtgtgtgtgtgtgtgtgtgtgtgtgtgtgtgtgtgtgtgtgtgtgtgtgtgtgtgtgtgtgtgtgtgtgtgaggtcacctttccttattcttgttcATAAACACGTATTCTTGCCTCGGCCACCTTCACGCCACCCTACCCTCCCTTTGCGCTTTTCATGTGTTCATTTTATATCTGTACTCCTTTTATTCAAATATACCTCACCGCCACTCTCCCACGTTCCTTCCACTTATCAACTCGTCGCCCTAAACATCCTGCCTCCTGGTGTCCCTTCTTCCTCAGCCACCCATATCCATTCCTTGCCATACCTTTCTTTCTGGCAAGGCAACGCACGCCACTGTTGGTGTGTTCCAGCTTCCGAGGATAATCAGCTTTAATACTAAGTACATAATGGCAGGAAATTCCGTTGAACGAAGTGAAGCTGTGACCCTTTCCGTGCGAAAAATTATAAACGAACTGTCTTTAACTGAATGCTTGCTCACCGCAAAATGGTTTTCAATACCATATaatcaacattttcttttattcttatctgGTCAACAAATCGGATCCTTAAAAGCCATTAAGAAAAGGACGAATGGGTTCGCTTGCCGTTCTTTACCAAACAAAGGAGCATCACTACTGTTTACGAGCACAAAaaagggtcacacacacacacacacacacacacacacacacacacacacacacacacacacacacacacacacacacacacacacacacacacacacactatatatatatatatatatatatatatatatatatatatatatatatatatatatatatatatatatatatatatatatatatatatatatatatatatatatatatatatatatatattaattaaagtTGTTTTACAAACAATCATTACAACTCATCTTCATATCATTAGAGTCTCCCTCGGGTGTAGAAGCCTCTGCTGATCCTATTGATCTTCCGTCCAATTAAGTATGAGCGTCAGTCAGCCGTCAAGCTGAAGGTAATGACAAAGCTAATGGGCGACAGAACCATAaaggagatgtgtgtgtgtgtgtgtgtgttatttatacaaataaacacaattATCATTCTAAAAcgaaaattaataagaaaagaaatcagTGCCGCTCGAAAATAAGGATGAAGAATCACGACACCCATACAAAAGCAGTTTCACTGGTGAGGTGAGTTGATGTTCCCCTCCTGAAAGTATCTATGTCATGGCAAGTTGGATAATATAAGAAATCCATGACTAATATGTTTTTCGTTAAAAAGGCGGCTGAGGAGAAAAGATTAATTACATCTTGCATTGAAAACCTggggaaaaatattaattatgtgtttattttgaattttttacgGTAGTTGATGGCCTTGTCAACAAAAATTAGagagttagatttttttttccagaaatataaaaaaaaaaattgagttatTTCACTCGTTTATCAATTTCATTTTATGAAGGATCTTCATTATTGTATGGACTCAGTTTCTCCACTCTTAGGTAGCCCGTTTATAGAGTACCATTAGATGAACTACAACTTCCACAATTCCTGATATATGAGATCCGTTTGTGGTTTTGCGTTTGCGGCAGTTTCTGCAAATTTGAAAATTTACGTTCTATTAGTCAGGATGGACGCGTCATCCATCCCAACACCCCATCGCTTCCCCGCCAAGCCTTTTAGGAGCGAGCAGTCACAGCAACacgacattaaaaaaaaaatatatatatatatatatatatatatatatatatatatatatatatatatatatatatatatatatatatatatatatatatatatatatatgcttcatTAAATGTGATCGGCAGGTCaacattcattattttctttaagataCATTCTTTGTCTTATAAgagtcttattctcttttggAATTTGGTTGATCGACATCGCTAGTCATGTTTGGTATGTCACTATTTCGGGTTTCTTAACCCTTCTTCAGCGGCAGTGCTACTTTGGAAGGGTCAGGGAAAGAAACCTGAAATCGTGATACACCAGGCATGACCAGCTACGGCGATGTCATCAACCAAAGTCCAAAAGAGAGTAAGACTcttaagatataaagaaaatatcttaaagaAAATACTAAATGCTGATCTGGTGATCATAATTAATGAAACATGTGTAAGAGAGAATCTCCTGCCTGTATAtgcgctatatatatatatatatatatatatatatatatatatatatatatatatatatatatatatatatatatatatatatatatatatatatatacacacacacacacacacacacacctcacccagacctctccttttttttaatatggtgAACCTAACGCCCCCACATGCCTAATTCCTTCAATCGCGTCCGTCTTTTCTGCCCAACTTCCAGCCGCCGCTTCCCCTAAAGCCAATCCCccaaatattttccttcccttttctgtttTGCCTATCTTCTAGGCCTGGGAGACGCTGCCACCCTCAGCAGCAACCCTCCTACTGCGATCTAATAAGGCCGGAGAGGGTTGCCTTGTTCACTGCCGCCCGAGACGCCCTCAGAGCCGCAGTCACTTTTCCCAATGGCCTCCTCAACACCAAGCCAAACCCTTATGAGACAACATTGCCGCATAAACCCAAGCAATGAGAACAAAATGAGgcttatgcctctctctctctctctctctctctctctctctctctctctctctctctctctctctctctctctctctctctctctctctctctctctctctctctctctctctctttctcttttcgtctttttgcTAATAAGTTTCTGTagtctgttttcttttgcttgatCACTTGTGATTTCCATCTGCTGTGTTGTTCATTGTTCTGCTTTACCAAATGTAACGTTCATGAAAATGACTTCATTTTTTGATGTGATATATTCTAAGACAAGTTTAATTCCGTGCTCCTTACTTTACGACTCAGAGACTCTCATTGGAGAGGCATTCAGATCAACCTGTCTCGAAAAGTTTGATTAATCTTGAtattagatctctctctctctctctctctctctctctctctctctctctctctctctctctctctctctctctctctctctctctctctctctctctctctctctctctctctctctctctctctctctctctctctctctctctctctcttgctatggGGAGCTCCGTTCCGAATGGTGTCTTAAGTAACTACAGCAATAAAATCGATGTACTGGGATGGTGAATGAGAT is a window encoding:
- the LOC135111280 gene encoding uncharacterized protein LOC135111280, encoding MVMETGQDELWLMPCTIQLGFTFSVLLSASSPPTLPLPLFGHTASSVWTTPLPRGSCRRQTWECKEEAASSLHESSALQVRREEGAAEESIITLKIRNIHTLQSNKFNSVLLTLRLRDSHWRGIQINLSRKV